Within the Candidatus Jidaibacter acanthamoeba genome, the region AAGGAATGAGTAAACTGAGGAAATATAGTAAGGAATTTAAAGAAGAAGCAGTTAAGCTAGTTAGAAATAGCGGCAAAACATATAGTGAAATATCGGGAGATTTGTCGATACCTAGGAGTACATTGGCTCTATGGATGAAAGGAAGAGAGAGCTTAGGGGGTGAAAGCAGCTTAAATAAAGAAGAAATAAAGGCACTAAGGAAAGAAAATCTTATTCTAAAAGAAGAAAGAGAAATATTAAAAAAGGCCTTAGCCATCTTTTCAGGGAAAAAGTAGAAAGGTTTAAATTTATGCAGAAATATAAAGATAAATTTAAACTTGAGAGGATGGCTAAAATGTTAAAAGTATCGCGTAGCGGGTATTACAAATATTTAAATAGTAAGATTGAGAGAAAAGAAGATAAAGATTTAAGGTTAGTAACGGAAATTAAGGCGATATATAGCTATAGTCGCAGTACTTACGGAAGCCCGAGGATTTATGCCGAACTGAGATTAAAAGGAGAAAAGGTAAACAGGAAAAGAGTAGAGCGCTTAATGAGAATACATAATATTAAGGCAAAAAGAAAAGGCGGATATAAGATAAGGCATAAACCTGCTCTTAGAGAAATAAAAGAAAATCTGATAAAGCAAGATTTCAGGTGTAATAAACCTAATGAAAAGTGGGTTAGCGATATCTCATATATACCTACTTCTTTGGGGTGGATATATTTGGCAGTAATATTGGATTTGTTTTCCAAAAAAGTTGTAGGTATGGCACTAGACTCTAAAATAGATACTAATCTCATAATCAAAGCTTTTGACCAGGCTATAAGCAGAAGAGATATAAATCATGGCTTGATATTTCACTCTGATAGAGGTAGCCAATACACTTGCGGTAAATTTCAGAAAATCTTAGCTTTGAAGCAAATCAGCTGTAGTATGAGTGCTAAAGGTAATTGTTATGATAATGCAGTTGCAGAGAGCTTCTTTAGTACTTTGAAAACTGAAATAAATTGTAAATTCTATAATTTACATGATGCTAAAACCGGTATATTCGAGTATATTGAGTGCTGGTATAACAATAAACGTCTACATTCTTCTTTAGGATACTTATCTCCTAATGAGTTTGAAAACCTTTATTATAATAATTATACATAGACAACATTCGTCTACACAACAGGGGGAACTTCAGGGATGAAATAGTTGCAGATGGTGGATATTCTTTTAGTAACTGAAAGGGGGAAGCCTGGATATCTGCTTTTATTAC harbors:
- a CDS encoding transposase translates to GMSKLRKYSKEFKEEAVKLVRNSGKTYSEISGDLSIPRSTLALWMKGRESLGGESSLNKEEIKALRKENLILKEEREILKKALAIFSGKK
- a CDS encoding IS3 family transposase, translating into MKKGLSHLFREKVERFKFMQKYKDKFKLERMAKMLKVSRSGYYKYLNSKIERKEDKDLRLVTEIKAIYSYSRSTYGSPRIYAELRLKGEKVNRKRVERLMRIHNIKAKRKGGYKIRHKPALREIKENLIKQDFRCNKPNEKWVSDISYIPTSLGWIYLAVILDLFSKKVVGMALDSKIDTNLIIKAFDQAISRRDINHGLIFHSDRGSQYTCGKFQKILALKQISCSMSAKGNCYDNAVAESFFSTLKTEINCKFYNLHDAKTGIFEYIECWYNNKRLHSSLGYLSPNEFENLYYNNYT